The proteins below come from a single Oncorhynchus keta strain PuntledgeMale-10-30-2019 chromosome 1, Oket_V2, whole genome shotgun sequence genomic window:
- the LOC118397725 gene encoding uncharacterized protein LOC118397725 isoform X1, with product MLTHRRSDLTDHSLHPKNPSHVDPVTAHPGVTLETSCSPEGPAEGECCRSCTPPSAPPPRPPMPTMGVTTLEGVEVCQDGEDFCLTTEGGMEALGAQESSMGEMSPKRNNENRLPFQIFPEPVEVSLSPEGSPNHLQQFSPSEKERLPSIMVEPTDMSEVESGELRWPPEDMEFCSEEDDLFLEQCIPPANIADWGEEEEEKSVVINHQQNTSLIDLQSDAFRDETPILPPSSSPALN from the exons ATGTTGACCCACAGAAGGAGCGACCTTACAGATCACAGTCTCCACCCTAAGAACCCCTCCCACGTGGACCCCGTCACAGCCCATCCAGGCGTCACCCTGGAGACCAGCTGCTCCCCTGAGGGGCCAGCGGAGGGAGAGTGCTGTAGGAGCTGCACCCCTCCGTCTGCACCCCCTCCTCGGCCCCCTATGCCCACCATGGGAGTGACCACCTTGGAAGGCGTGGAGGTCTGCCAGGATGGGGAGGACTTCTGCCTGACCACAGAAGG agggatggaggcgCTTGGTGCCCAGGAGTCATCGATGGGCGAGATGTCACCGAAGAGGAATAATGAGAACAGGTTACCTTTCCAG ATCTTCCCAGAACCAGTGGAGGTGTCTCTGAGTCCAGAAGGCTCTCCCAATCACCTGCAGCAGTTCAGTCCCTCAGAGAAGGAGCGGCTTCCCTCCATCATGGTGGAGCCCACGGACATGAGCGAAGTGGAGAGTGGCGAGTTACGGTGGCCCCCGGAAGACATGGAATTCTGTTCTGAGGAGGATGATCTGTTCCTGGAGCAGTGTATCCCCCCAGCCAACATTGcagactggggagaggaggaggaagagaagtcTGTTGTCATCAACCACCAGCAGAACACATCACTCATTG ACCTCCAGTCAGATGCGTTCAGGGATGAAACACCTATTCTACCACCTAGCAGCTCACCTGCCCTGAACTGA
- the LOC118397725 gene encoding uncharacterized protein LOC118397725 isoform X2, whose amino-acid sequence MPTMGVTTLEGVEVCQDGEDFCLTTEGGMEALGAQESSMGEMSPKRNNENRLPFQIFPEPVEVSLSPEGSPNHLQQFSPSEKERLPSIMVEPTDMSEVESGELRWPPEDMEFCSEEDDLFLEQCIPPANIADWGEEEEEKSVVINHQQNTSLIDLQSDAFRDETPILPPSSSPALN is encoded by the exons ATGCCCACCATGGGAGTGACCACCTTGGAAGGCGTGGAGGTCTGCCAGGATGGGGAGGACTTCTGCCTGACCACAGAAGG agggatggaggcgCTTGGTGCCCAGGAGTCATCGATGGGCGAGATGTCACCGAAGAGGAATAATGAGAACAGGTTACCTTTCCAG ATCTTCCCAGAACCAGTGGAGGTGTCTCTGAGTCCAGAAGGCTCTCCCAATCACCTGCAGCAGTTCAGTCCCTCAGAGAAGGAGCGGCTTCCCTCCATCATGGTGGAGCCCACGGACATGAGCGAAGTGGAGAGTGGCGAGTTACGGTGGCCCCCGGAAGACATGGAATTCTGTTCTGAGGAGGATGATCTGTTCCTGGAGCAGTGTATCCCCCCAGCCAACATTGcagactggggagaggaggaggaagagaagtcTGTTGTCATCAACCACCAGCAGAACACATCACTCATTG ACCTCCAGTCAGATGCGTTCAGGGATGAAACACCTATTCTACCACCTAGCAGCTCACCTGCCCTGAACTGA